TACGCTAGTCACAATAGAGTTACCCCGAATGGATGGGGCAGTCTTTCGATGGAAAAGTTAAGGGTATCTATGGTTACCGTCGTATGTTGTTGAACATGAATCGGAAATTTGGACAGAAATTCAATCATAAGCGGATTTATCGATTAATGAAAATTGCTGTGTTGCACGATCTGCATACTATAAATGGATGAATCACACTTCTTCTGCCCATGAAATACAAAATATTCCTCCTTAGATAAACAATCATAATATTCCTTAACTACATCTTGTAATAACTGGTCATAAGATTTACCCATTTTTGATAGTGCGTTTTGTGGATCTGTTTTACGTTGTGGATCAAGGATATGATGACCTATGATTGCTTTTGCAGGATCTAATCCAAACTTAAAACAGATATAAGCAATTACCCATATATACCTTTTATAAGCTTCTTCATTATTAATACTGCCTCTCTTATGAGAAAAACAAAGCTCAACACCTGC
The window above is part of the Chengkuizengella sp. SCS-71B genome. Proteins encoded here:
- a CDS encoding peptidoglycan recognition family protein; translated protein: MTFKQKYPITKKHLTKGTKRRSGIKMPIVGFIVAHDTGNDGSTVLQNITYYENSNNDMSASAHIFVDDTGIFECIPLLTDTPEKAWHVLYQKPLDNQIFGDDANDIAAGVELCFSHKRGSINNEEAYKRYIWVIAYICFKFGLDPAKAIIGHHILDPQRKTDPQNALSKMGKSYDQLLQDVVKEYYDCLSKEEYFVFHGQKKCDSSIYSMQIVQHSNFH